A window from Molothrus aeneus isolate 106 chromosome 26, BPBGC_Maene_1.0, whole genome shotgun sequence encodes these proteins:
- the MILR1 gene encoding allergin-1, which translates to MFFLTILLFSYPQMSQQIQKITANGKEMVSNPKLVLVQGTLNVVMKQNVTLSCLSEPGSPPVRYILFKHNQQVSALNRSDLSPALFTLTISSARDVGEYKCKAEYNNSSGGKYSNSLNFTLLEPISKPVLSSPTSQAKKGQNVTLSCFSENGSLPITYLFFKGTQNISPQKTMQKRKAAVIFLFINSLSDFGTYKCRANNSFPNITKYSNAFNFTLAEERSHSQPLIISLGLILLLLIIGLALAIPFFLIPLYKAKKFKSTRSQIGLTSRVNAEECENEVIYSEIEPVRPEEEYINFSVIRREEEKAGKRACATVYSKVLIRD; encoded by the exons atgttttttctgaCAATTCTGCTGTTTTCCTACC CTCAAATGTCTCAACAGATACAGAAAATTACCGCAAATGGCAAAG agatGGTGTCCAATCCCAAGCTGGTACTGGTTCAGGGGACTTTGAATGTGGTGATGAAGCAGAATGTGaccctctcctgcctctctgaGCCTGGATCTCCACCTGTCAGATACATACTGTTCAAGCACAACCAGCAGGTATCTGCTTTAAACAGGTCAGACTTGAGCCCTGCACTGTTCACCCTGAccatcagctctgccagggatgTGGGGGAATACAAGTGCAAAGCTGAGTATAACAACTCCAGTGGTGGAAAATACAGCAACAGCCTCAACTTCACCCTCTTAG AGCCAATCTCCAAGCCAGTGCTGAGCTCACCCACCTCTCAGGCAAAGAAAGGCCAGAACGTGACCCTGTCCTGTTTCTCGGAGAACGGATCCCTTCCCATCACTTATCTGTTCTTCAAAGGAACACAAAACATTTCTCCCCAAAAGACAATGcagaagaggaaagcagctgtgatttttctatttatcaATTCCCTTAGTGACTTTGGAACCTATAAATGCAGAGCTAATAACAGTTTTCCCAATATTACAAAATACAGCAACGCTTTCAACTTTACATTAGCAG AAGAGAGAAGCCATTCTCAGCCCCTGATAATTTCTCTTGGGCTGATCCTGCTACTACTTATAATAGGATTGGCTCTGGCAATTCCATTTTTCCTAATTCCTTTGTATAAAGCAA AAAAATTTAAGTCCACCAGGTCCCAAATTGGCCTTACTTCAAGAGTGAATGCAGAGGAGTGTGAAAATGAAGTCATATACTCAGAGATTG AGCCTGTTAGACCAGAAGAAGAATACATCAACTTCTCCGTTAttagaagagaagaggaaaaag CAGGGAAGAGGGCATGTGCTACAGTCTATTCAAAGGTCCTCATCAGAGACTGA